One part of the Microlunatus elymi genome encodes these proteins:
- a CDS encoding alpha,alpha-trehalose-phosphate synthase (UDP-forming) produces the protein MTAAASSERSEPSDRSGTPNGGLSPASFVVVANRLPVDRDIDEDGNSDWRTSPGGLVTALEPVLKSRAGAWVGWVGAPDEDLEPFTHDGMEIIPVPLSGVEVRDYYEGFSNGTLWPLYHDVVAHPEFHREWWDSYLKVNRRFADRAAEIADDGAVVWIQDYQLQLVPQMLRERRPDLKIGFFLHIPFPPTELFQQLPWRREILEGLLGADLVGFQINGGAQNFTRLVRQLAHYPTQRGSIELPDGRRVLARAYPISIQTQEFYDNARLPETAKRAEEIRHELGDPKYLFLGVDRLDYTKGIYQRLRAFGELISDGLLDAEDAVFVQVANPSRERVEEYKRLRDDIERLVGRLNGELGQLGRPPINYMHSFYPRDEMAALYRAADVMVVTPLRDGMNLVAKEYIACRQADDGALVLSEFAGAARELRQAYMINPYDINQMKERMLEAATDAPRNKARRMRILRRQVFEHDIDRWATNFLDDLGSCTRSR, from the coding sequence ATGACCGCCGCCGCTAGCAGCGAGCGATCCGAACCGTCCGACAGATCGGGGACCCCGAACGGTGGCCTGTCCCCCGCCTCGTTCGTGGTGGTGGCCAATCGATTACCGGTGGACCGAGACATCGACGAGGACGGCAACTCCGACTGGCGTACGTCGCCGGGCGGGCTGGTCACCGCACTCGAGCCGGTGCTGAAGTCGCGGGCCGGCGCCTGGGTCGGCTGGGTCGGTGCCCCGGACGAGGATCTGGAGCCGTTCACCCACGACGGCATGGAGATCATCCCGGTGCCGCTCAGCGGGGTCGAGGTACGGGACTACTACGAGGGCTTCTCCAACGGCACCCTGTGGCCGCTCTACCACGACGTGGTCGCCCACCCCGAGTTCCACCGTGAGTGGTGGGACAGCTACCTCAAGGTGAATCGGCGATTCGCCGATCGCGCCGCCGAGATCGCCGACGACGGCGCGGTGGTGTGGATCCAGGACTATCAACTCCAGCTTGTACCCCAGATGTTGCGGGAGCGCAGACCCGATCTCAAGATCGGCTTCTTCCTGCACATTCCCTTCCCACCCACTGAACTTTTCCAGCAGTTGCCGTGGCGCCGAGAGATCCTGGAAGGTCTGCTCGGGGCCGATCTGGTCGGTTTCCAGATCAACGGCGGCGCACAGAACTTCACCCGGCTGGTCCGCCAACTGGCGCACTATCCGACCCAACGCGGCAGCATCGAGTTGCCGGACGGTCGCCGGGTGCTGGCCCGGGCGTATCCGATCTCGATCCAGACCCAGGAGTTCTACGACAACGCCCGGCTGCCGGAGACCGCCAAGCGGGCCGAGGAGATCCGGCACGAGCTGGGCGACCCGAAATACCTGTTCCTGGGTGTGGATCGACTCGACTACACCAAAGGCATCTACCAACGGCTGCGCGCGTTCGGCGAGTTGATCAGCGACGGCCTGCTGGACGCCGAGGACGCGGTTTTCGTCCAGGTCGCGAACCCCTCGCGGGAACGCGTCGAGGAGTACAAGCGGCTGCGGGACGACATCGAGCGGCTGGTCGGCCGGCTCAACGGCGAGCTCGGACAGCTCGGCCGGCCGCCGATCAACTACATGCACTCCTTCTACCCGCGCGACGAGATGGCCGCACTGTATCGGGCCGCGGACGTGATGGTGGTGACGCCGTTGCGGGACGGGATGAACCTGGTCGCCAAGGAGTACATCGCTTGCCGGCAAGCAGATGACGGCGCACTGGTGCTGAGCGAGTTCGCCGGCGCCGCTCGAGAGCTGCGGCAGGCGTACATGATCAACCCGTACGACATCAACCAGATGAAGGAACGGATGCTGGAAGCCGCCACCGACGCTCCCCGGAACAAGGCCCGGCGGATGCGGATCCTGCGCCGGCAGGTGTTCGAGCACGACATCGATCGCTGGGCCACGAACTTCCTGGACGATCTCGGCTCCTGCACCCGGTCGCGATGA
- the dnaG gene encoding DNA primase → MAGRINEEDIAAVRERAKIEDVVGSYVMLRNAGGGSMKGLCPFHDESTPSFNVTPARGLWYCFGACSEGGDVISFLQKIENLTFAEAVQKLADRVGIQLRISDDGGPRMPAGLRVRLMEAHKAAAEFFAEQLSTPDALTARRFLAERGFDRAAAEEFGVGYAPRGGRQLGQHLKGRGFAEEELITGGLLRQRGYDFFSGRLLWPIRDAGKSVVGFGARRIFDEDRLPAKYINTPETPLYKKSHVLYGLDLARPEIGKRAQAVVVEGYTDVMAAHLSGVKTAVASCGTAFGNDHARILQRLMGDQGNGEVIFTFDGDAAGQNAALKVFSLDSAFITQTYVAIEPTGLDPCDLRLQHGDAAVRELVGRRMPLYRFVMDNVLSKYDLDRADARVDALREAAPLVASVRDRGKVSEYIRELAKWLGMDPEEVRHEVNRVASRASRRPAQPEQGGHRDQRGHRDQAQSQRPEAPTAAASSPSTPGTAAAADILPDPHDRSLGTERETAKLIIQVPQLFGDELSRLTSDDFTHPAYAAVLRHAHKAAANPPASNPSAPDPFSDWPRRVATAEDNPWVNSLVIALAVEPLLTAAPTHGYVIAYTSKLRVNTVSRQIGRIKSRLQRTNPVQDPTTYNKTFSELVMLEAQRKQLQIRSLSGG, encoded by the coding sequence GTGGCCGGCCGGATTAACGAGGAAGACATCGCGGCCGTGCGCGAGCGCGCGAAGATCGAGGACGTCGTCGGATCGTACGTGATGCTCCGCAACGCCGGCGGTGGCTCGATGAAGGGACTGTGTCCCTTCCACGACGAGTCCACCCCCAGCTTCAACGTCACCCCCGCCCGCGGGCTCTGGTATTGCTTCGGCGCCTGCAGCGAGGGCGGCGACGTGATCAGCTTCCTGCAGAAGATCGAGAACCTCACCTTCGCCGAAGCGGTGCAGAAGCTGGCCGACCGGGTCGGGATCCAACTGCGGATCAGTGACGACGGTGGACCGCGGATGCCGGCCGGGCTGCGGGTCCGGCTGATGGAGGCGCACAAGGCCGCCGCCGAGTTCTTCGCCGAGCAGCTGAGTACTCCGGACGCGCTGACCGCGCGACGCTTCCTGGCCGAGCGTGGTTTCGACCGCGCCGCAGCCGAGGAGTTCGGTGTCGGTTACGCGCCGCGCGGCGGACGGCAGCTCGGCCAGCATCTGAAGGGACGCGGCTTCGCGGAGGAGGAGTTGATCACCGGCGGCCTGCTGCGGCAGCGCGGCTACGACTTCTTCTCCGGCCGGCTGCTGTGGCCGATCCGCGACGCCGGCAAGTCGGTCGTCGGCTTCGGCGCCCGCCGCATCTTCGACGAGGACCGGCTGCCGGCCAAGTACATCAACACCCCGGAAACCCCGCTGTACAAGAAATCTCACGTGCTGTACGGGCTGGACCTGGCCCGGCCGGAGATCGGCAAACGGGCCCAGGCGGTGGTGGTCGAGGGCTACACCGACGTGATGGCCGCCCACCTGTCCGGGGTGAAGACGGCGGTCGCCTCCTGCGGCACCGCGTTCGGAAACGATCATGCGCGGATCCTGCAGCGGCTGATGGGGGACCAGGGCAACGGCGAGGTGATCTTCACCTTCGACGGCGACGCCGCCGGGCAGAACGCCGCGCTCAAGGTGTTCTCGCTGGACTCGGCCTTCATCACCCAGACCTACGTGGCGATCGAACCGACCGGGTTGGATCCGTGTGATCTGCGACTGCAGCACGGCGACGCGGCGGTGCGTGAACTGGTCGGCCGGCGGATGCCGCTGTACCGGTTCGTGATGGACAACGTGCTGAGTAAATACGATCTTGATCGGGCCGACGCCCGGGTGGACGCGCTGCGCGAGGCGGCGCCGCTGGTAGCCAGCGTCCGAGACCGCGGCAAGGTCAGCGAATACATTCGGGAGCTGGCCAAATGGCTGGGAATGGATCCCGAAGAGGTACGCCATGAGGTCAATCGGGTCGCCTCCCGGGCGTCCCGGCGACCGGCCCAACCCGAGCAGGGCGGTCATCGTGATCAACGCGGGCACCGTGATCAAGCCCAGTCCCAGCGGCCCGAGGCACCGACGGCCGCGGCGTCCTCGCCCAGCACACCGGGGACAGCGGCGGCGGCCGACATCCTGCCCGACCCGCACGATCGCAGCCTTGGTACCGAACGGGAGACCGCGAAGCTGATCATCCAGGTGCCGCAACTGTTCGGTGACGAGCTGTCCCGGCTCACCTCCGACGACTTCACCCACCCGGCCTACGCCGCGGTGCTGCGGCACGCGCACAAGGCGGCAGCCAACCCGCCGGCATCGAACCCGTCGGCGCCCGATCCGTTCTCCGATTGGCCGCGCCGGGTCGCCACCGCCGAGGACAACCCGTGGGTCAACTCGCTGGTGATCGCGCTCGCGGTCGAACCGCTGCTCACCGCGGCGCCGACCCACGGTTACGTGATCGCGTACACCTCCAAGCTGCGGGTGAACACGGTGAGCCGGCAGATCGGCCGGATCAAGTCCCGGCTGCAACGCACCAATCCGGTCCAGGACCCGACCACGTACAACAAGACCTTCTCCGAGCTGGTGATGCTGGAGGCGCAGCGCAAGCAGCTGCAGATCCGGAGTTTGTCCGGCGGCTGA
- a CDS encoding sigma-70 family RNA polymerase sigma factor has product MSDDTRSATLSIMDEIGLALPPASLTAADESQLAQEIEAGLLAGEARASGGRSDATEAELIMLERLGQQSVRRLIESNLRLVALVIRRDAGRSRVGNNELFQEGCLGLIEAVRRFDHRRGLRFATYALHWIRAYVGALSATRGGGLNLPYSQAERARELRGLQTHLSQQLGRLASTTEVATAVGRDVEWVEWMLSHTPITLLAEQDLSVLELPDDRAAEEFESVLRTDLPGRELLVGLNELERRVIELRYGFTDGSEHNTSEVARRLGVSRARARRCELRALERLRAVYPQQASAHLYS; this is encoded by the coding sequence GTGTCGGACGACACCCGTTCGGCCACGCTGTCGATCATGGACGAGATCGGACTCGCGTTGCCGCCGGCATCGCTCACCGCGGCGGACGAATCCCAACTGGCCCAGGAGATCGAGGCCGGACTGCTGGCCGGCGAGGCTCGCGCGTCCGGCGGGCGTTCGGATGCCACCGAGGCGGAGTTGATCATGCTCGAGCGGCTCGGCCAGCAATCGGTGCGGCGTCTGATCGAGTCCAACCTGCGGCTGGTCGCCCTGGTCATCAGGCGGGACGCCGGGCGCAGCCGGGTGGGCAACAACGAGCTGTTCCAGGAGGGCTGTCTGGGGTTGATCGAGGCGGTCCGTCGGTTCGACCATCGGCGCGGACTGCGCTTCGCCACCTACGCGCTGCATTGGATCCGCGCCTATGTCGGCGCGCTGTCGGCGACGCGCGGCGGCGGACTGAATCTGCCGTACAGCCAGGCCGAACGGGCCCGCGAGCTACGCGGGCTGCAGACTCACCTCTCCCAGCAACTCGGCCGGCTGGCGTCGACGACCGAGGTGGCGACCGCCGTCGGCCGTGACGTCGAGTGGGTGGAGTGGATGCTGTCGCACACTCCGATCACCTTGCTGGCCGAGCAGGATCTCAGCGTGCTGGAGTTGCCGGACGACCGGGCGGCCGAGGAGTTCGAGTCGGTGCTGCGGACCGACCTGCCCGGCCGCGAACTGCTGGTCGGGCTGAACGAGCTGGAGCGTCGGGTGATCGAGCTGCGGTACGGGTTCACCGACGGCTCCGAACACAACACCAGTGAGGTGGCTCGCCGGCTCGGTGTCAGCCGCGCCCGCGCCCGCCGCTGCGAACTGCGAGCGCTGGAGAGACTGCGCGCTGTCTATCCCCAGCAGGCCAGCGCCCACCTGTACTCCTGA
- a CDS encoding antitoxin MazE family protein, with product MGTSTERVRQHRERLRHRGMRPVQIWIPDVNAPGFAEEAHRQAMNIRNSPAEAEDQAWMEAMVAEVWDGE from the coding sequence ATGGGTACATCCACCGAACGCGTACGCCAACACCGCGAGCGCCTCCGCCACCGTGGCATGCGCCCGGTGCAGATCTGGATCCCCGACGTCAACGCCCCCGGCTTCGCCGAGGAAGCCCACCGCCAGGCCATGAACATCCGCAACTCCCCCGCCGAGGCGGAGGACCAAGCCTGGATGGAGGCGATGGTCGCCGAGGTTTGGGATGGCGAGTGA
- a CDS encoding class I SAM-dependent methyltransferase — MSDTRPTLDQLRRDAKRLLNNARAGDLDAARRLDTDPQTAQLAAAQRVVAREHGFRSWPRLVRDLDRLRPASYRDLELRRVQRLTVCCFLPDGELIMVDTLDGFRIPTGAVEPGEDPILDSALRIPLQDAGFRRQGTHVAGVSTDGRHLLLWVDGARYYGNRPHREDARWWTGPSSEATELLRSQGDGTLAASVELADRARRELTDEQAVEDLRRLLDPSYLRAETAEGGSGFGGTPQEWRAAREQLCDAIESDGSFLDIGCANGLLMESVVAWSAERGHRMEPYGIDHSPALVDRARQRLPQWADRIWVGDALTWRHPDGLRFDVVAMIIDVIRPHRYPELIKHLLDQVVAPGGRLLLSRYSGGGELSGAEALRRCGYPVDGETSVPARGRLDDEPGAWVINR; from the coding sequence ATGTCCGACACCCGACCCACTCTTGATCAACTGCGGCGCGACGCCAAACGGCTGTTGAACAACGCCCGAGCCGGCGATCTCGACGCCGCCCGGCGGCTCGACACCGATCCGCAGACGGCTCAACTGGCCGCTGCACAACGCGTCGTGGCGCGCGAACACGGCTTTCGATCCTGGCCGCGCCTGGTTCGTGATCTTGATCGACTGCGGCCGGCGAGCTATCGCGACCTCGAGCTGCGCCGGGTCCAACGGCTGACCGTCTGCTGCTTCTTGCCCGACGGCGAGTTGATCATGGTCGACACACTCGACGGCTTCCGGATCCCGACTGGTGCCGTCGAGCCGGGCGAGGATCCGATCTTGGACAGCGCATTGAGAATTCCGTTGCAGGACGCGGGATTCCGGCGACAAGGCACCCATGTGGCCGGTGTCTCCACCGACGGCCGGCACCTCCTGCTCTGGGTCGACGGAGCTCGCTACTACGGCAACCGACCTCATCGCGAAGACGCGCGGTGGTGGACCGGGCCGTCGTCCGAGGCGACCGAACTCCTGCGGAGCCAAGGCGACGGCACGCTGGCGGCGTCGGTCGAGCTGGCCGATCGGGCACGCCGCGAACTGACCGACGAGCAGGCGGTCGAGGATCTGCGCCGGCTGCTGGACCCGTCCTACCTGCGGGCCGAGACCGCCGAGGGTGGATCAGGCTTCGGTGGTACGCCGCAGGAGTGGCGTGCGGCCCGCGAGCAGCTCTGTGATGCGATCGAGAGCGACGGAAGTTTCCTCGACATCGGCTGCGCGAACGGGCTGCTGATGGAGAGTGTGGTCGCCTGGTCCGCGGAGCGCGGGCATCGGATGGAGCCGTACGGAATCGATCACTCGCCGGCGTTGGTCGACCGGGCGCGGCAGCGGCTGCCGCAGTGGGCCGATCGGATCTGGGTCGGTGATGCGCTGACCTGGCGTCACCCGGACGGTCTGCGGTTCGATGTGGTGGCGATGATCATCGACGTGATCCGTCCGCACCGCTACCCGGAGTTGATCAAGCATCTGCTGGACCAGGTGGTCGCACCCGGTGGCCGGCTGCTGCTCAGTCGATACAGCGGCGGCGGTGAGCTGAGCGGCGCCGAGGCCTTGCGGCGGTGCGGCTATCCGGTGGACGGCGAGACGTCGGTGCCGGCCCGCGGCCGCCTCGACGACGAACCCGGCGCCTGGGTGATCAACCGCTGA
- the otsB gene encoding trehalose-phosphatase has protein sequence MSEQHEGEVLAVPKVRTDPGREAIKAILADPEGTVIGLDFDGTIAPIVPDPERAHVDPAAVAALSRLGALVKAVVVITGRPVRTAVRLGGFRDHDGLRQMTVLGQYGVERWDAADDRFSGQPEPPEIAEVEAALPDLLAQLGLSGARTEHKGRAIGVHTRELPDPGGAFTELLPALSELATAHGLRLEPGKYVLEIRAAGSDKGDALRDFASEVKARQIIFIGDDLGDLPAFDAVRDLRDQGTPGLLICSASDEQDALADHADLIATGPSGVAAWLTELADALDQQG, from the coding sequence GTGAGTGAGCAGCATGAGGGAGAAGTTCTGGCCGTCCCGAAGGTCCGTACCGATCCGGGCCGGGAGGCGATCAAGGCGATCCTGGCGGATCCCGAAGGCACCGTGATCGGACTGGATTTCGACGGCACCATCGCGCCGATCGTGCCCGATCCGGAACGCGCCCATGTCGATCCGGCCGCGGTCGCGGCGCTGTCCAGGCTGGGTGCCCTGGTCAAGGCCGTCGTGGTGATCACCGGGCGGCCGGTGCGGACCGCGGTCCGATTGGGCGGCTTTCGTGATCATGACGGACTGCGGCAGATGACCGTGCTCGGCCAGTACGGAGTGGAGCGCTGGGACGCGGCCGACGATCGGTTCAGCGGGCAGCCCGAGCCGCCCGAGATCGCCGAGGTGGAGGCCGCGTTGCCCGACCTGTTGGCTCAGCTCGGGCTCAGCGGGGCGCGGACCGAACACAAGGGCCGCGCGATCGGCGTGCACACCCGCGAACTGCCGGACCCGGGCGGTGCCTTCACCGAGCTGCTGCCGGCGTTGAGCGAACTGGCGACCGCGCACGGCCTGCGGCTGGAACCGGGCAAGTACGTGCTGGAGATCCGTGCGGCCGGCAGTGACAAGGGCGACGCCCTGCGCGACTTCGCGTCCGAGGTCAAGGCTCGGCAGATCATCTTCATCGGAGATGATCTTGGTGATCTGCCGGCCTTCGACGCCGTACGGGATCTGCGGGATCAGGGCACGCCGGGCTTGTTGATCTGCTCCGCCTCCGACGAGCAGGACGCGTTGGCCGATCATGCCGACCTGATCGCGACCGGCCCGTCCGGGGTGGCTGCCTGGCTGACCGAGCTGGCCGATGCCCTTGATCAACAAGGTTGA
- a CDS encoding DUF488 domain-containing protein, which produces MSAPKSTESTPHVPPGEIWTIGHWTCAQEVFLAPLRRHDIELLADVRAHPASRRNPQFGQDEMRRWLPDAGIDYVHLPELGGRRRRQPEVDPVRNAGWQQPSFKNYADYTLTDDYRNGIDRLTELATDRRTCCCAVSRCPGAATAC; this is translated from the coding sequence ATGTCAGCGCCGAAATCCACCGAATCAACGCCGCACGTCCCGCCGGGTGAGATCTGGACGATCGGGCACTGGACCTGCGCCCAGGAGGTGTTTCTGGCGCCCTTGCGTCGGCACGACATCGAACTGCTCGCCGACGTACGAGCTCATCCGGCTTCACGGCGCAATCCGCAGTTCGGCCAGGACGAAATGCGCCGGTGGCTGCCGGACGCGGGCATCGATTACGTCCATCTGCCGGAGCTCGGCGGCCGACGGCGGCGTCAGCCGGAGGTTGATCCCGTACGCAATGCCGGATGGCAGCAGCCCAGCTTCAAGAACTACGCCGACTACACGCTGACCGACGACTATCGGAACGGAATCGATCGGCTGACCGAACTCGCCACCGACCGCCGTACGTGCTGTTGTGCGGTGAGCCGATGCCCTGGCGCTGCCACCGCTTGCTGA
- a CDS encoding aldo/keto reductase, with amino-acid sequence MEYRQLGRSGLRVSTLTLGTMTFGTEATASMLGHVDEAGVRRQVDIALDAGVNLIDTANMYSLGASETLVGKAIKGRRDQVLISTKVRFPMADGPNDQGLSRQHILEQIESSLSRLGTDHVDIYHVHEWDGLTPTEEYLQTLNVLVESGKVRYLGVSNFAGWQVMKALATSDAHNWQRFVSNQIYYSLEARDAEYELIPVSVDQGLGVMAWAPLAGGLLTGKYRRDQQPSEGRQITDWSEPPVRNPEKLWDTVDLLIKVADGHGASPAQTALAYLMAKTGVTTLVIGARREEQLVDNLGAADLVLSADEIDALDVASAPDIIYPHWHQRAASRERFNAADQVLHGPKRPN; translated from the coding sequence ATGGAATACCGACAACTCGGACGGTCCGGACTGCGGGTCTCGACCTTGACGCTGGGCACCATGACCTTCGGTACGGAGGCGACGGCTTCGATGCTGGGGCACGTCGACGAGGCCGGCGTACGACGACAGGTCGACATTGCCCTGGATGCCGGCGTCAATCTGATCGACACCGCCAACATGTACAGCCTCGGCGCGTCGGAAACCCTTGTGGGCAAGGCGATCAAGGGTCGCCGGGATCAGGTGCTGATCTCCACCAAGGTACGTTTCCCGATGGCCGACGGGCCCAATGATCAAGGACTGTCGCGGCAGCACATCCTGGAGCAGATCGAAAGCAGCCTGTCCCGGCTGGGCACCGACCACGTCGACATCTACCACGTCCACGAGTGGGACGGGCTGACGCCGACGGAGGAATACCTCCAGACGCTCAACGTGCTGGTCGAGTCCGGCAAGGTGCGCTACCTCGGCGTCTCCAACTTCGCCGGCTGGCAGGTGATGAAGGCGCTGGCCACCTCGGACGCCCACAACTGGCAGCGCTTCGTCAGCAACCAGATCTACTACTCGCTCGAGGCCCGGGACGCCGAGTACGAGTTGATCCCGGTCTCTGTTGATCAAGGTCTCGGCGTGATGGCCTGGGCCCCGCTGGCCGGCGGCCTGCTCACCGGCAAGTACCGCCGTGATCAGCAACCGTCCGAGGGCCGGCAGATCACCGACTGGAGCGAGCCGCCGGTCCGCAACCCGGAGAAGCTCTGGGACACCGTCGACCTGTTGATCAAGGTCGCCGACGGTCACGGCGCCTCGCCGGCGCAGACCGCGCTCGCCTATCTGATGGCCAAGACCGGTGTCACCACGCTGGTGATCGGCGCCCGCCGCGAGGAGCAGTTGGTCGACAACCTCGGTGCTGCTGATCTTGTCCTGTCCGCCGACGAGATCGACGCCCTGGACGTGGCCAGTGCTCCCGACATCATCTATCCGCATTGGCACCAGCGCGCCGCCTCGCGCGAGCGTTTCAACGCCGCCGATCAGGTGTTGCACGGTCCGAAGCGACCCAACTGA
- a CDS encoding type II toxin-antitoxin system PemK/MazF family toxin has translation MKRGDIWIGAGTGYASKPRPVLVIQNDRFDATDSVLVVPFTSADADAPLARLQVEPDATNGLDKRSWLQIDKLGPVKRVNLRSRLGELDEDLLRQLTPMITLFLGLGQ, from the coding sequence GTGAAGCGCGGCGACATCTGGATCGGCGCTGGGACGGGCTACGCCAGCAAACCCCGCCCGGTTCTGGTCATTCAGAATGACCGTTTCGACGCAACCGATTCAGTCCTGGTCGTTCCGTTCACCAGCGCCGACGCCGATGCGCCCCTGGCCAGGCTCCAGGTCGAACCCGACGCCACCAACGGTCTGGACAAGCGGTCCTGGCTGCAGATTGACAAGCTCGGCCCGGTCAAGCGGGTGAACCTGCGCAGCCGCCTGGGCGAACTCGATGAAGATCTGCTCCGTCAGCTGACGCCGATGATCACCCTGTTCCTAGGGCTGGGCCAATGA